A region of Acidimicrobiales bacterium DNA encodes the following proteins:
- the argJ gene encoding bifunctional glutamate N-acetyltransferase/amino-acid acetyltransferase ArgJ: MSVTAPQGFVANGVASGIKASGDADLALIATADGVAVPAVAVFTQNLVLAAPVTTSRAHLATTGGRAAAVILNSGNANACTGDQGDAAAATMCADAAASLGCRADEVLVCSTGLIGPPLPIDLVTKAVPDLAAGLGPAPTDAIAAARAIMTTDTRHKQTVVRGDGFVVGGMAKGAAMLAPNMATMLAVLTTDAAVDGPELQAALAAGVADSFNAMTIDGCTSTNDTVILLAGGLAGPPASTEGFAAAVADACLDLAMQMVGDAEGHTKVVKVRVTGAASDDEARRAARKVAESQLVKCSWYGKDPYWGRVASDLGTAGVALDVGALAIAYGGTVVSRGCVEVDHDRAAVVAHMDGEYVELHCDLGVGPAEARILTNDLTHAYVDENMGTS; encoded by the coding sequence GTGAGCGTCACCGCGCCGCAGGGGTTCGTCGCCAACGGGGTCGCCAGCGGCATCAAGGCGTCGGGCGACGCCGACCTGGCGCTGATCGCGACCGCCGACGGGGTGGCCGTGCCCGCCGTGGCGGTGTTCACGCAGAACCTGGTGCTCGCGGCGCCGGTCACCACCAGCCGCGCCCATCTGGCGACCACGGGCGGCCGGGCGGCGGCCGTGATCCTCAACAGCGGGAACGCCAACGCCTGCACCGGCGACCAGGGCGACGCCGCCGCCGCCACGATGTGCGCCGACGCGGCCGCATCCCTCGGCTGCCGAGCCGACGAGGTGCTGGTGTGCTCCACCGGGCTCATCGGGCCGCCGCTGCCGATCGACCTGGTCACCAAGGCCGTGCCCGACCTCGCTGCCGGCCTGGGGCCGGCCCCCACCGACGCCATCGCCGCGGCCCGGGCGATCATGACCACCGACACCCGCCACAAGCAGACGGTCGTGCGGGGCGACGGGTTCGTCGTCGGCGGCATGGCCAAGGGGGCGGCGATGCTGGCCCCCAACATGGCGACGATGCTGGCGGTCCTCACCACCGACGCCGCGGTCGACGGCCCCGAGCTGCAGGCGGCGCTGGCGGCCGGCGTGGCCGACTCGTTCAACGCCATGACCATCGACGGCTGCACCTCGACCAACGACACCGTGATCCTGCTGGCCGGCGGCCTCGCCGGTCCGCCCGCCTCCACCGAGGGGTTCGCGGCGGCGGTGGCCGACGCCTGCCTCGACCTCGCCATGCAGATGGTGGGCGACGCCGAGGGCCACACCAAGGTGGTGAAGGTGCGGGTGACCGGGGCGGCGTCCGACGACGAGGCCCGGCGGGCCGCTCGCAAGGTGGCCGAGAGCCAGCTGGTGAAGTGCTCGTGGTACGGCAAGGACCCCTACTGGGGCCGGGTGGCCAGCGACCTGGGCACCGCCGGCGTCGCCCTCGACGTGGGCGCCCTGGCGATCGCCTACGGCGGCACCGTCGTGAGCCGGGGCTGCGTCGAGGTCGACCACGACCGGGCCGCCGTCGTCGCCCACATGGACGGCGAGTACGTCGAGCTCCACTGCGACCTCGGCGTCGGCCCCGCCGAGGCCCGGATCCTCACCAACGACCTCACCCACGCCTACGTCGACGAGAACATGGGGACGTCATGA
- the argC gene encoding N-acetyl-gamma-glutamyl-phosphate reductase has translation MTSVGIVGASGYTGAELLRLCAQHPSFDVKLATGDSQAGSRIAGLYPSLAAAYGDTTFSSYDPAAVDGLDVVFLGLPHGASQAVVPDLIGRVGAIVDLAADFRLTDPSLYPTWYGEAHTRPDLLAEFTYGLPELFRTQVQSARNVAAPGCYVTAATLALAPLLQHGLVESTGIVVDAASGASGAGRGPKPNTTFCTVDEDFTAYGLLTHRHTPEMEQTLSSVADAEVQLIFTPHMAPMSRGILATCYARPTEPITTAQLHDVLRQAWRGEPFMVVTEGSPSTKATFGSNAAHVTAMADPRTGWIVAIAALDNLVKGASGQAIQCANLMTGQPETAGLATVGVYP, from the coding sequence GTGACATCGGTCGGGATCGTCGGAGCCTCGGGCTACACGGGAGCGGAGCTGCTGCGCCTCTGCGCGCAGCACCCCAGCTTCGACGTGAAGCTCGCCACCGGCGACAGCCAGGCCGGCTCCCGGATCGCGGGGCTCTACCCGAGCCTCGCCGCGGCCTACGGCGACACCACGTTCAGCTCGTACGACCCGGCCGCGGTCGACGGCCTCGACGTGGTGTTCCTGGGCCTGCCGCACGGCGCCTCGCAGGCGGTGGTGCCCGACCTGATCGGACGGGTCGGCGCCATCGTCGATCTGGCCGCCGACTTCCGGCTCACCGACCCGAGCCTCTATCCCACCTGGTACGGCGAGGCCCACACCCGGCCCGACCTCCTCGCGGAGTTCACCTACGGCCTGCCCGAGCTGTTCCGCACCCAGGTCCAGTCGGCCCGCAACGTCGCCGCCCCTGGCTGCTACGTCACCGCGGCCACCCTGGCGCTGGCGCCGCTGCTGCAGCACGGGCTGGTCGAGTCGACCGGCATCGTGGTCGACGCCGCCAGCGGGGCCTCCGGCGCCGGCCGGGGCCCCAAGCCGAACACCACCTTCTGCACGGTCGACGAGGACTTCACCGCCTACGGCCTGCTCACCCACCGCCACACGCCCGAGATGGAGCAGACGCTCAGCTCCGTCGCCGACGCCGAGGTCCAGCTGATCTTCACACCGCACATGGCCCCGATGAGCCGGGGCATCCTCGCCACCTGCTACGCCCGGCCCACCGAGCCCATCACCACCGCGCAGCTGCACGACGTGCTGCGCCAGGCGTGGCGGGGCGAGCCGTTCATGGTCGTCACCGAGGGCTCGCCGTCCACCAAGGCCACGTTCGGCTCCAACGCCGCCCACGTCACCGCCATGGCCGACCCCCGCACCGGCTGGATCGTCGCCATCGCCGCCCTCGACAACCTCGTGAAGGGCGCCTCGGGCCAGGCGATCCAGTGCGCCAACCTGATGACCGGCCAACCCGAGACCGCCGGCCTCGCCACCGTGGGGGTGTACCCGTGA
- a CDS encoding DUF4234 domain-containing protein, which produces MSDAYPPPPGGPGDPGGPGGPGAPGGPGGEQPPSYQPPPPQQPPGYQQQPQQQPYGAPQQYMTGPGPVPQSLGEIWYNPTANILLYIVTCGIWGVAWSYRTHDDLQKHNGDGLGGGIALIIALFLPVVIMFTVPMEMEKAYQRRGWQSPESTMLGLWFLLPVIGQFVWYLKIQRALNAYWQAMGSRPA; this is translated from the coding sequence ATGAGCGATGCATACCCTCCTCCCCCCGGCGGACCTGGCGACCCTGGCGGACCTGGCGGCCCCGGAGCACCCGGCGGGCCCGGCGGCGAGCAGCCACCGTCCTACCAGCCGCCGCCCCCGCAGCAGCCCCCCGGCTACCAGCAGCAGCCGCAGCAGCAGCCCTACGGCGCCCCGCAGCAGTACATGACGGGACCCGGCCCGGTGCCGCAGAGCCTCGGCGAGATCTGGTACAACCCCACGGCCAACATCCTGCTGTACATCGTCACCTGCGGGATCTGGGGCGTGGCCTGGTCGTACCGCACGCACGACGACCTGCAGAAGCACAACGGCGACGGCCTCGGTGGCGGCATCGCCCTGATCATCGCCCTCTTCCTCCCGGTCGTGATCATGTTCACGGTGCCGATGGAGATGGAGAAGGCCTACCAGCGCCGCGGTTGGCAGAGCCCCGAGTCGACCATGCTCGGCCTGTGGTTCCTTCTGCCGGTCATCGGCCAGTTCGTCTGGTACCTGAAGATCCAGCGCGCCCTCAACGCCTACTGGCAGGCGATGGGCAGCCGCCCGGCCTGA